In Ruminiclostridium papyrosolvens DSM 2782, the following proteins share a genomic window:
- the catA gene encoding type A chloramphenicol O-acetyltransferase: MNFIEIQMEQWARKAHYEHYKNNVRCSYSVTVDIDISNLLNRLKEQGMKAYPVQIYMLSTVVNQFSEFRMTTNAEQHLGYWEVIDPIYTVLNPNTETFSAVWTRYNSCFNTFYRAYLQDTAKYTSGSLFPQEHVPPNAFNISSVPWLDFTAFNINVFSDGNYLLPIFTIGKYKKENDKTMMPLAIQCHHAVCDGYHVGKFVEALREMAINYNKWLL, translated from the coding sequence ATGAATTTTATTGAAATACAAATGGAGCAGTGGGCAAGAAAAGCTCACTATGAGCACTATAAAAACAATGTTCGATGCTCATATAGCGTAACGGTAGATATTGATATTTCCAATCTGCTGAATCGACTAAAAGAGCAAGGAATGAAAGCCTATCCTGTGCAAATCTATATGCTTTCAACTGTGGTAAATCAATTTTCAGAGTTTCGAATGACAACCAATGCTGAACAGCACTTGGGATATTGGGAGGTCATTGACCCTATATATACTGTTTTAAATCCGAACACGGAAACGTTTTCAGCCGTATGGACAAGGTACAATAGCTGCTTTAATACATTCTATCGAGCATATTTGCAAGATACGGCAAAGTATACGAGCGGAAGTCTTTTCCCGCAAGAGCATGTTCCACCCAATGCTTTCAATATTTCAAGTGTTCCCTGGTTGGATTTTACAGCATTTAATATCAATGTTTTTTCAGATGGAAACTACCTTTTGCCTATCTTCACCATTGGAAAATATAAAAAAGAAAATGACAAAACAATGATGCCCCTTGCTATCCAATGTCATCATGCGGTTTGCGATGGCTACCATGTAGGAAAATTCGTAGAAGCATTGCGGGAAATGGCAATCAACTACAATAAGTGGTTGCTGTAG
- a CDS encoding radical SAM peptide maturase, CXXX-repeat target family — translation MLEKKYTLGKGIDAWGRERALTVTFIITEDCNLRCKYCYIVHKRSNSKMEFDTAKQAVDCLLTSMEKRKSEPVIIEFIGGEPLIEVELIDRVCDYFKIRAYELGHDWYWNYRFSITTNGVNYGDASVQNFIKKNLNKLSITMTVDGTKEKHDMQRVFPNGDGSYNIISSNFDLYLSQFAKATKVTFASPDLHLLKDSIVHLWEIGFTDISANVIFEDGWSEGDDVIYEEQLKSLADYVLENELFDKYKCTLFDDTLGSYQVEPDLAMTSCGAGKMLAIGTDGTMYPCNRYAPYSLNKKEPIKFGDVKNGIDMEKVRPFMLATFSNQSDQECLNCEVAVGCGFCQGLCYDESELGTNFYRTKYICKMHKARVRANDYYFSRLYNRYKIARSMVREQKRLYFLLADDFVDYCSYHNISEKNKIMDDRQILEGLEYARRNFFVPYFVHSKSEFSFTNKPVYGKYLITHILPANFIEESSDLECLPVFDKDNIDSVVCGNQKMGNCMLNVMCNDIRNLSVYVKKVFAVLNTSPYRINLNIQEIDKNFDENEYIAQLAIIKDLIGYYFDKGIICEVSLITDLPHLLEHANCKAGDRSFVYAPDGNIYPCSAFYSLGTDGIPSHSLKDASLYNNSSHLFKSKNHPLCANCDAYQCMNCIYINKKYTNEVNVSPSFQCRKSNIERGITQQLQTERGTIDAMAMHDYLDPINEYFNKAHHHNELGYYSYKK, via the coding sequence ATGCTTGAAAAAAAGTATACTTTAGGTAAAGGGATAGACGCGTGGGGAAGGGAGCGGGCTCTAACTGTTACGTTTATTATTACCGAGGACTGTAATCTGCGGTGTAAATATTGCTATATAGTACATAAAAGAAGTAATAGCAAAATGGAATTTGATACAGCAAAACAGGCCGTGGATTGTCTGCTGACCTCTATGGAAAAAAGGAAATCCGAACCTGTAATAATCGAATTTATCGGCGGCGAGCCTTTAATAGAGGTGGAGCTCATTGATAGAGTATGTGATTATTTCAAAATCCGAGCATATGAATTGGGACATGATTGGTATTGGAATTATCGATTTTCAATCACTACTAACGGTGTGAATTATGGAGATGCATCAGTACAGAATTTTATCAAAAAAAATCTAAACAAATTGTCCATTACAATGACGGTTGATGGAACAAAAGAGAAACATGACATGCAACGTGTTTTCCCAAATGGTGATGGATCTTATAACATTATCTCATCAAATTTTGACCTCTACCTATCACAATTTGCTAAAGCAACAAAAGTAACCTTTGCCAGTCCTGACTTACATTTGCTCAAAGACAGCATCGTTCATTTATGGGAGATTGGATTTACAGACATTTCAGCTAATGTTATCTTCGAGGATGGATGGTCTGAAGGAGATGATGTTATTTATGAAGAGCAATTGAAGTCCTTGGCAGATTATGTCCTTGAAAATGAATTATTTGATAAATATAAATGTACTTTATTTGACGACACTCTTGGTAGCTATCAAGTTGAGCCCGATCTTGCCATGACCAGTTGTGGCGCTGGTAAAATGTTGGCTATTGGAACAGATGGAACTATGTATCCATGCAATCGATATGCACCTTACTCACTAAATAAAAAAGAGCCTATTAAATTTGGTGATGTTAAAAATGGAATCGATATGGAAAAAGTAAGACCATTCATGCTGGCGACTTTTAGCAATCAAAGTGATCAGGAGTGCTTGAATTGTGAAGTCGCAGTAGGCTGTGGATTTTGCCAAGGGCTTTGTTATGATGAATCAGAGCTAGGAACAAATTTTTATCGCACAAAGTACATATGTAAAATGCATAAAGCCAGAGTCCGCGCCAATGACTACTATTTTTCGAGACTTTACAATAGATACAAAATAGCCAGGTCAATGGTGCGCGAACAGAAAAGACTATACTTTCTTTTGGCGGATGATTTCGTTGATTATTGTTCGTACCATAATATCTCAGAGAAAAACAAAATCATGGATGACAGACAAATATTAGAGGGGTTGGAATACGCTCGAAGAAACTTTTTCGTGCCTTATTTCGTTCACTCAAAAAGTGAATTCAGCTTTACCAACAAACCTGTCTACGGTAAGTATTTAATTACACACATCTTGCCTGCCAACTTTATTGAGGAATCTTCGGACTTAGAGTGTTTGCCAGTATTTGATAAGGATAATATTGATTCCGTTGTGTGCGGCAACCAAAAGATGGGCAATTGTATGCTTAACGTAATGTGTAATGACATACGCAACCTTTCCGTTTATGTAAAAAAAGTGTTTGCTGTTTTAAACACAAGCCCTTATCGGATCAATTTAAATATCCAAGAGATCGACAAGAACTTTGATGAAAATGAATATATAGCACAGTTAGCGATTATTAAAGACCTTATTGGGTATTATTTCGATAAAGGTATTATATGCGAGGTAAGCCTCATAACAGATTTGCCGCATCTTTTAGAACATGCAAACTGCAAAGCCGGTGATCGTTCCTTTGTTTATGCCCCTGATGGGAATATTTATCCTTGTTCTGCATTTTACAGTCTTGGAACTGATGGTATTCCGTCTCATAGCTTAAAGGATGCCAGCTTATACAATAATAGTTCTCACTTGTTCAAATCCAAAAACCACCCATTATGTGCCAACTGCGATGCTTACCAATGCATGAACTGTATTTATATCAATAAGAAATATACCAATGAGGTAAATGTTTCTCCGTCTTTTCAATGTAGAAAAAGCAACATTGAAAGAGGCATTACGCAACAGCTTCAAACAGAACGCGGTACAATCGATGCAATGGCAATGCATGACTATTTAGACCCAATAAATGAATACTTTAATAAGGCGCACCATCACAATGAATTAGGATATTATTCTTATAAAAAATAA
- a CDS encoding GyrI-like domain-containing protein — MYNEKCNVMVITVEEAIIVYGLNLQSSGLPINFNSLGMMWDKYTEDMKNSTPNRADKEIEYAVCLNKVPDYIVGVEITGIQEEKTGFKSFTIPAGKYVKVEFNGENHQDMVDTKLMARQKEAKKWAKNAKLKLNNKFTVEVYPKQMVELEYPEMYCLFPIL, encoded by the coding sequence ATGTATAATGAAAAGTGTAATGTCATGGTTATAACAGTTGAGGAAGCTATTATAGTTTATGGATTGAATTTACAGAGTTCTGGCTTACCGATTAATTTTAATAGTCTTGGAATGATGTGGGACAAGTACACGGAGGATATGAAGAATAGTACTCCGAATCGTGCGGACAAAGAGATTGAATATGCAGTTTGTTTGAATAAAGTACCTGACTATATAGTTGGTGTTGAAATAACTGGAATCCAAGAGGAGAAGACAGGATTCAAGAGTTTTACAATTCCAGCAGGAAAGTATGTCAAGGTAGAATTTAATGGAGAAAATCATCAGGATATGGTGGATACTAAGTTAATGGCAAGACAAAAGGAAGCTAAGAAATGGGCAAAGAATGCGAAGCTTAAACTAAATAATAAATTTACAGTGGAAGTTTATCCAAAGCAAATGGTTGAACTTGAGTATCCTGAGATGTATTGTTTGTTTCCAATTCTATAG
- a CDS encoding restriction endonuclease, translated as MAIWLFRAGSSGEYENKFLEDNRVYLTWEELKLDLTKFKSKKDLYNYLLEDYGAEIPGRARNWASQIWPIAHEIKIGDWIVLPSKMKASVHIGEITSEYVFDKKQEDPYFHYRAVRWFATDIPRVNFEQDILYSLGAFMTVCRISRNDAENRIKAMEKNKWLPKEGMDVQNLQDVDDELNENGFDFEQYAMDHIAKHLMRKFKGHGMARIVEAILKAKGYVTYRSPEGPDKGVDILASQGPLGFGSPKLCIQVKTTDAQVDRPILDQLVGTMHNYKADHGLLVSWSGFKSSVYKEIPSQFFNVRLWDQKEIINELLENYEKLDDEIKAEIPLKRIWTLTFTDNE; from the coding sequence ATGGCTATATGGCTGTTTCGTGCAGGTAGTTCAGGAGAGTATGAGAACAAGTTTCTAGAAGATAATAGAGTATATCTTACATGGGAGGAACTTAAGCTTGATTTAACTAAATTTAAAAGTAAGAAGGACTTATATAACTACCTCTTAGAGGATTATGGTGCAGAGATTCCTGGACGTGCTAGAAACTGGGCTTCTCAGATTTGGCCTATAGCACATGAGATTAAGATTGGAGACTGGATTGTGCTGCCTAGTAAAATGAAGGCATCTGTACATATCGGAGAAATAACCAGTGAATATGTATTCGATAAAAAGCAAGAAGACCCATATTTTCATTATAGGGCTGTAAGGTGGTTTGCTACTGATATTCCTAGGGTGAATTTTGAACAAGACATTCTTTATTCTCTTGGAGCATTTATGACTGTTTGCCGCATAAGTAGAAATGATGCAGAGAATAGAATAAAGGCTATGGAAAAAAATAAATGGTTGCCTAAAGAAGGAATGGATGTTCAAAATCTACAAGATGTTGATGATGAGCTTAATGAAAACGGTTTTGATTTTGAACAATATGCTATGGATCACATAGCAAAACACCTTATGAGAAAATTTAAAGGTCATGGTATGGCTCGAATTGTTGAGGCTATATTGAAGGCCAAAGGTTATGTAACTTACCGCAGTCCGGAAGGCCCCGATAAAGGTGTTGATATCCTCGCTTCTCAAGGTCCGCTAGGCTTTGGAAGTCCTAAATTATGTATTCAGGTTAAAACAACTGATGCCCAAGTTGATAGACCAATTCTCGACCAGTTAGTAGGTACAATGCATAATTACAAAGCCGATCATGGTTTGTTGGTTTCCTGGAGTGGATTCAAAAGCTCTGTTTATAAAGAAATTCCGTCCCAGTTTTTTAATGTAAGGCTTTGGGATCAAAAGGAAATTATTAATGAGCTTTTGGAGAATTATGAAAAATTAGACGATGAAATAAAAGCGGAGATACCATTAAAGCGCATATGGACTTTGACATTTACTGATAATGAGTAA
- a CDS encoding AraC family transcriptional regulator produces the protein MPAWEQIQVTINYIEGHLNQEITIAALAEKAGLSQFYYQRLFHRLVKKPVAEYIRLRRMAKAADILLNKKLRILDIALELGFETHEHFSRTFKNTYGMTPNEYRKNPKILNHMTKTELLLNYVLIDEGVPLITDGIVIEINRKHFDLDVTYIGFTEKLPLEYGAGLGIDPGVDVLGNLWEEIHSYKNQLQGMVVGSEEVGVMLPCSENGFYNYFAGVRADVDNSEMQSEIAQWIQPRGEYIVCSFEAENFHFLVTDALYKAQQYLFSTWLPNHNIQTEAFCLEYYETHTPETTKMEIWLKIKEA, from the coding sequence ATGCCGGCATGGGAACAAATACAAGTTACAATTAATTACATTGAAGGTCATCTGAATCAAGAAATTACTATTGCAGCTTTAGCGGAAAAAGCGGGGTTATCACAGTTTTACTACCAGAGATTATTTCATAGGTTAGTAAAGAAACCTGTTGCTGAATATATCAGACTTCGACGCATGGCAAAAGCGGCTGACATTTTGCTTAATAAAAAACTACGGATACTTGATATTGCACTGGAACTTGGGTTTGAAACACATGAGCATTTCTCACGAACGTTTAAAAATACCTATGGTATGACTCCAAACGAATACCGAAAAAATCCTAAAATTTTAAATCATATGACAAAGACCGAGCTTCTATTGAATTATGTGCTTATTGACGAAGGCGTACCATTAATAACTGATGGCATAGTGATTGAGATTAATCGGAAACATTTTGATCTGGATGTTACATATATAGGTTTTACAGAAAAATTGCCGCTTGAATATGGAGCTGGACTTGGAATCGACCCAGGTGTTGATGTATTAGGTAATCTATGGGAAGAGATACATTCATATAAAAATCAGTTACAGGGAATGGTAGTAGGTTCAGAAGAAGTCGGAGTTATGTTACCTTGCTCTGAAAATGGATTTTACAATTACTTTGCAGGAGTACGTGCTGATGTAGATAATAGTGAGATGCAAAGCGAGATTGCTCAATGGATACAGCCACGGGGTGAATACATTGTTTGTTCATTTGAAGCAGAGAATTTTCATTTTTTAGTTACAGATGCACTATATAAAGCACAACAATATTTATTTAGTACATGGTTACCTAATCATAATATTCAGACTGAGGCATTTTGTCTGGAATATTATGAAACGCATACTCCAGAAACAACAAAGATGGAAATATGGTTGAAAATAAAAGAAGCATGA
- the istA gene encoding IS21 family transposase, with protein MIKMAQLEDIRKMYFMEDLSIREISRRTGIHRDTISKYLSLEETKPPKYKLTKERNHPVLGPYIPMIRQIIEDDKQRHRKQRHTGTKIFGILRQEGFSGGYNTVSDFLRQEYRKQKEAFLPLEFELGTYAEVDWTEAYFYLNGKETKAHIFVMKLRGSGGFYVRAYPFEKQEAFFDGHIKCFEFMKGVPYKIAYDNLKTAVKKVLQGSNREEQEQFISLRTHYLYESTFCRPARGNEKGGVENAGKEVVRRFFVPYPDVNSFEELNHYLHNECIKLLEKNSKWEAEKSALRPLPTVRFDGARYKEAKVNRYSMIQFETNRYSVPTSYVGEKVTVRATAEEIKIISKGSTIAEHFRIHGRNKDSIILDHYLELLLFKSRALGNTKVYNPQTLPPIYEQYRRCLLARNPRGNREFVKILMLHRDYHPSQVTEAIEIAMEYNVYGYDGVLNILGQTLVLSHKADPINKDKLQSIPEVIVTPPNLDKYSILMTGGDH; from the coding sequence ATGATTAAGATGGCACAATTAGAAGATATCAGAAAAATGTACTTTATGGAAGACCTAAGTATCAGAGAAATAAGCCGCAGAACCGGAATTCACAGGGATACAATTTCAAAGTATTTATCTCTGGAGGAGACAAAACCTCCTAAATATAAGCTAACCAAAGAACGCAACCATCCTGTTTTAGGACCATATATACCAATGATTCGGCAAATTATCGAAGATGATAAGCAAAGGCATCGTAAACAACGGCATACCGGAACAAAAATATTTGGAATTTTAAGGCAAGAAGGCTTTAGCGGTGGTTACAACACTGTTTCTGACTTTCTCAGGCAGGAATACAGAAAACAAAAAGAAGCATTTCTTCCGTTGGAATTTGAGCTCGGAACTTATGCGGAAGTAGATTGGACAGAGGCATATTTCTATCTGAACGGTAAGGAAACAAAGGCTCATATTTTTGTTATGAAATTGAGAGGCTCTGGAGGCTTCTATGTAAGGGCATATCCCTTTGAGAAGCAGGAGGCATTCTTTGACGGACATATTAAATGTTTTGAGTTTATGAAGGGTGTACCCTACAAGATAGCCTATGACAATTTAAAAACAGCAGTTAAGAAGGTACTTCAGGGCAGTAATCGGGAAGAACAGGAGCAATTCATATCTCTTCGCACTCATTACCTTTATGAATCTACATTCTGCAGACCTGCTAGGGGTAATGAAAAAGGCGGAGTAGAAAATGCAGGTAAAGAAGTAGTCAGAAGATTCTTTGTACCTTATCCGGATGTAAATTCCTTTGAGGAATTAAATCATTACTTACATAATGAATGTATTAAGCTATTAGAGAAAAACTCAAAATGGGAAGCTGAAAAATCCGCATTAAGGCCATTGCCCACAGTAAGGTTTGATGGAGCAAGGTATAAAGAGGCTAAAGTTAACCGATATTCAATGATACAATTTGAAACCAACCGCTACTCCGTCCCTACTTCATATGTTGGAGAAAAGGTGACAGTTAGGGCAACTGCTGAAGAGATTAAAATTATCTCAAAAGGCTCTACAATCGCAGAACATTTCAGAATACATGGCCGCAATAAGGATAGTATCATACTGGATCACTATCTGGAACTTTTGCTTTTCAAATCTCGAGCATTAGGAAATACAAAAGTATACAACCCTCAGACACTTCCCCCTATCTATGAACAATATCGCCGCTGCCTGTTAGCAAGGAATCCCAGAGGTAACCGGGAATTTGTAAAAATACTTATGCTCCATAGAGATTACCATCCTTCACAGGTAACTGAAGCTATTGAAATAGCAATGGAATACAATGTTTACGGATATGACGGGGTACTTAACATACTGGGGCAGACATTGGTTTTAAGCCATAAAGCAGATCCCATTAACAAGGACAAGCTTCAGAGCATTCCGGAAGTTATTGTAACACCTCCTAATCTTGATAAATATAGCATACTGATGACAGGGGGTGATCATTAA
- a CDS encoding winged helix-turn-helix transcriptional regulator, with protein MLSQSLKELETSGIVYRVQYNEVPPHVEYSLTEKGASIVPALTQIGQWAIENIQSETTYGILCDKPSLNLPLAISSLCTKQTL; from the coding sequence ATGTTATCACAATCTTTAAAAGAGCTAGAAACGTCTGGAATAGTTTATCGAGTACAGTATAATGAAGTTCCCCCACACGTAGAATATTCCTTAACGGAGAAGGGTGCCAGCATTGTACCTGCTTTGACGCAGATTGGTCAGTGGGCGATAGAAAATATACAAAGCGAAACTACTTACGGAATTTTGTGCGACAAACCTTCTTTAAATCTGCCATTAGCGATTTCAAGTCTTTGTACGAAACAAACTTTGTAG
- a CDS encoding MarR family transcriptional regulator, giving the protein MERAMLRQFTQLYNNQDILSNLINSGLNSRYTNSELHCIEAIGKLERPNGVQLAALLSMTRGAVTKLAKRLLQDGLIERYTLSDNKKEIYYRLTSIGEVLYKQHEVAHTKWEERDIAFLSSVPIKEQQVVLEFLQKFNNYLQAKIQEESR; this is encoded by the coding sequence ATGGAACGAGCAATGCTTCGGCAGTTTACGCAGCTTTATAACAATCAAGATATACTTAGCAATCTTATAAATAGTGGTTTAAATTCACGATATACTAATTCTGAATTGCACTGTATTGAAGCTATCGGAAAGCTTGAACGCCCAAATGGAGTGCAACTCGCTGCGCTTCTATCGATGACTAGAGGTGCAGTTACAAAGCTAGCTAAGCGATTACTACAAGATGGTCTTATAGAACGTTATACTCTTTCTGATAATAAAAAAGAAATTTACTATCGATTGACCTCTATAGGCGAAGTTCTGTATAAGCAACATGAGGTTGCTCATACAAAATGGGAAGAACGAGATATTGCTTTTTTATCCTCTGTTCCAATAAAGGAACAACAAGTAGTACTCGAATTTCTACAAAAATTTAATAACTATCTACAAGCAAAAATACAGGAGGAATCTCGATGA
- a CDS encoding DJ-1/PfpI family protein, with translation MSCRKIGILLFNEVEVMDFAGPFEVFSITENEVGKEKAFEVHTIARKKELIIARNGLKIQPDYDFHDAPQFDILIIPGGYGAEEIEIHNQETIDWIRSSFTQVQIMASVCTGAFLLAKAGLLDGRQATTHWMDLDRLEEHYPQVRVIRDVKFVDAFPIITSGGISAGINMSFYIVKKLLGLKVAKITAKRMEYDIDLGN, from the coding sequence ATGTCATGCAGAAAAATAGGAATATTGCTTTTTAACGAGGTTGAGGTAATGGACTTTGCGGGTCCGTTTGAGGTGTTTTCCATTACAGAAAACGAGGTGGGAAAGGAAAAAGCATTCGAGGTGCATACTATAGCCAGAAAAAAAGAGTTAATCATCGCCCGAAACGGATTAAAAATTCAACCTGACTATGACTTTCATGATGCGCCTCAATTTGATATTTTAATTATTCCCGGAGGGTATGGTGCAGAAGAAATAGAAATTCATAATCAAGAGACCATCGATTGGATTAGAAGCAGTTTTACTCAAGTGCAAATAATGGCATCTGTGTGTACTGGTGCATTTTTATTAGCTAAAGCTGGCTTACTGGATGGAAGACAAGCAACAACGCACTGGATGGATCTTGATAGATTAGAAGAACACTATCCACAAGTCAGAGTTATACGTGACGTCAAATTTGTTGACGCATTTCCTATCATTACATCGGGCGGAATATCTGCGGGAATAAATATGTCTTTTTATATTGTAAAAAAATTATTAGGTTTAAAAGTTGCAAAAATCACAGCAAAAAGGATGGAATATGATATTGATTTAGGAAATTAA
- the istB gene encoding IS21-like element helper ATPase IstB yields the protein MAVNKMLLEAYFKKLKMPQAAKIYESLAREAADNNLDYEGYLLGVLEQEVHQRENNRIQRGIRQACFPVIKTLESFDFKVIPSLRKPKILKLMQGEYIGNRENIILVGSSGVGKTHIATALGYEACRQGMRVKFYTAAGLINELLAAQQEYRLNKLEKQWLGPHLVILDELGYVPFSKVGAELLFQFCSSRYERGSLIITTNLEFPKWTEVLGDEQMTAALLDRITHNAHILNINGDSYRFKQALAKQTENV from the coding sequence ATGGCCGTTAACAAAATGCTTCTAGAAGCATATTTTAAAAAACTAAAAATGCCTCAGGCTGCCAAGATCTACGAGTCTTTAGCGAGAGAAGCCGCAGATAACAATCTTGATTATGAGGGTTACTTGTTAGGAGTATTGGAACAGGAAGTTCACCAGAGAGAAAACAACCGTATTCAAAGAGGCATACGTCAGGCATGCTTTCCAGTAATTAAAACACTTGAAAGTTTTGATTTTAAAGTAATCCCGTCCCTACGCAAGCCCAAAATATTGAAGTTAATGCAGGGGGAGTATATTGGGAACAGGGAAAACATAATACTTGTAGGTAGCTCTGGTGTAGGTAAAACACATATTGCAACGGCTCTAGGTTATGAAGCCTGCCGTCAGGGTATGAGAGTAAAATTCTATACGGCAGCAGGATTGATAAACGAATTACTTGCAGCACAACAGGAATATCGTTTAAACAAGCTTGAAAAACAGTGGTTGGGGCCACATTTAGTTATTCTGGATGAATTGGGATATGTACCATTCAGTAAGGTAGGTGCGGAATTGCTGTTTCAGTTTTGTTCTTCCCGATATGAAAGAGGTAGTCTAATCATAACTACAAATTTGGAATTTCCAAAATGGACGGAGGTGTTGGGAGATGAACAAATGACTGCGGCTTTATTGGATCGGATAACCCATAATGCCCATATATTAAATATTAATGGTGACAGTTATCGGTTTAAACAGGCCCTTGCCAAACAGACTGAGAATGTTTAA
- a CDS encoding cyclase family protein, with product MKYDLTTQVDVGLMEQWLSTKENRHLATGHVGTHLDTYEKSDIPLDYIICQGILWDVSNIADNREISLSDIENLYIPENAFLLVRTGRSEQEKYGTVDYFREHPQLSNELIQWLSNQPLCFLGIDCAGIRRGKEHESADRMLEKNGIFVIENLSNLNQLLNTDVFQVYTLWFDDPVATGLRCKVVVDIVS from the coding sequence ATGAAATATGACTTGACAACACAAGTGGATGTGGGTTTAATGGAGCAATGGCTCTCTACCAAAGAGAATCGCCATCTAGCTACTGGACATGTGGGTACACATTTAGATACCTATGAGAAAAGTGATATCCCATTAGATTACATTATATGCCAAGGGATACTTTGGGATGTATCAAATATTGCAGATAATCGTGAGATTTCTCTCTCAGATATTGAAAATTTATATATACCAGAAAATGCATTTCTTCTAGTACGTACTGGTCGAAGTGAACAAGAGAAGTACGGTACAGTTGATTATTTTCGAGAGCATCCGCAGTTATCTAATGAGTTGATACAGTGGCTTTCTAATCAACCACTTTGTTTTTTGGGAATTGACTGCGCTGGAATACGCCGTGGAAAAGAGCATGAGTCTGCCGACAGAATGCTAGAGAAGAATGGTATCTTTGTTATTGAGAATCTTAGTAATCTTAATCAATTACTAAACACTGATGTCTTTCAGGTTTATACTCTTTGGTTTGATGATCCTGTCGCCACAGGATTGAGATGTAAAGTGGTGGTGGATATTGTAAGTTAA